A single window of Haliotis asinina isolate JCU_RB_2024 chromosome 5, JCU_Hal_asi_v2, whole genome shotgun sequence DNA harbors:
- the LOC137283328 gene encoding ependymin-related protein 1-like, producing the protein MFQLFLVTVMSMAGWARPATTPFSHQPGHSTTTPHIPRPCCTHRVFQAVLGEIGGVYVSNASQAIPIDGWNKLFYDYDRKLMALEAHDRSRGRYRTVNIMMDFNTKKQYITDKGTCTIVDIHEEMQHPCVPGNATYLGTSYFGYGEERVEFVSWEFPTRSSDVMVKLTVSSRNCIPITEAMYGTLRGVKTAVSYSFAEFQPSIQDYGVFAIPRHCQNKQTKNPPMARHSIEGIRTFLPN; encoded by the exons ATGTTTCAATTATTTCTTGTAACCGTGATGTCGATGGCAGGATGGGCTCGACCCGCGACCACACCATTCTCACACCAACCCGGACACTCGACGACCACACCTCACATACCCCGACCCTGCTGCACACACAGAGTGTTCCAGGCGGTGCTGGGCGAGATCGGTGGGGTCTATGTCAGTAATGCCTCACAAGCCATACCCATCGAT GGATGGAACAAGCTTTTCTACGACTATGACCGGAAGTTGATGGCGCTGGAGGCCCATGACAGATCCCGCGGCCGATACCGAACTGTCAATATCATGATGGATTTCAACACG AAGAAGCAGTATATCACAGACAAGGGGACGTGTACTATTGTGGACATCCATGAGGAGATGCAGCACCCATGCGTACCAG GCAACGCGACATACCTGGGTACCAGCTACTTCGGGTACGGAGAAGAGAGGGTGGAGTTTGTATCGTGGGAGTTTCCGACCCGGTCATCAGATGTGATGGTGAAACTGACCGTCAGTTCCAGGAACTGTATACCCATCACAGAAGCAATGTACGGCACACTTCGTGGAG TGAAGACGGCAGTCAGCTACAGTTTTGCAGAGTTTCAACCATCAATACAGGACTATGGGGTTTTTGCCATCCCTAGACACTGCCAAAACAAACAGACG aaGAACCCCCCCATGGCTCGTCATTCAATTGAGGG